GTCTGCGAGCCGCCGTTGTACAGGTTCACCGTGCTGGGGACGCCGGCCGGCTGCGGGTCGTACCGCACCAAGCCGTAGTCGTTGCCGGGGAACGAGGACGCCTGCGTGTAGCCGATCCAGTTCACGCCGTCGTTCCACAGCGGGTACGGGGGCGTGGGGCCGTACGGGTCGTCGGTGCAGTGCCCGGCGGTCAGGAAGTAGAAGACGCCGCCGGCCTTGACGTTGAACCCGAGCGAGCAACGCCAGCCCAGGTCCGCGTAGATGGCGTCGCCACCCTGCAGGTACTGCTGGAACCTGCCCTCGGTGCGCTCGATGGTGAGGGCGCCGGAGAGGGCACCGGCGCCGCGCTTGATCCGCGCTGTCTCGGAGCGGGAGACCGACTCGTCGGCCAGCACGACGACCGTGCCGGACTCCGCGTCGACGGCCCACGCCGTCCCGCTGACGTCGGCCGCGTCGACGGCCTCGGCCGCGCGGTCGAGCTCCGACGAGCTGTACGTCGTCGCCCCGCCCGCGTCGGCCGCGGCGATGCCCGGCGTGACGAAGGCCGCCAGGGCCAGCAGGCCCGACGCCACGGCGGTCAGCCGTAAGCCCCGGACGACCCGGTGGTGGGGGTTGGTGCGCTTCGATCTCACGGATTTCCTCCCGGAGGATTTCTTCGGTCCGTTGGGTGTGCGGACGTGTGAGGCGTGGCCGCGGACACCCAGATGAGTCATGTCCACGACAAGCGCTACACAGAGTGTTCCCACCGTCGCCGCATTTGCCAAGGAGGTCTTTCAGCCACGCTCAGCACTCGGCCGACCGCGCACCGCCCCCGGGTCGCACCCGGGGGTCAGCCGACGGCGTTGCGCAGCACGACCCACAGCAGCGCCGTGCCGAGCACGGCGGCGATCCCGCGACGCCCGAGGCGCGGGCGGTAACGGCGGCCCCGCAGGCCCTCGTACAGCCAGCGGCCCCCGAACCACGCGCCCAGCGGCAGACCGAGAAGCAGCAGCGCCGCGTTGTCGTGCAGGGCCGCCGCGAGGTCGCCGTGCAGGAGGTCGTAGGCCATCCGGGTGCCGCCGCAAGCCGGACAGAGCAGGCCGGTGGCCCAGTTCACCGGGCAGCGCGGCAGGAGCCGGCCGCCCTCGTGCGGGTTGACGCGCCACAGATACCCGGCGGCCACCAGCCCCGACGTGAGCGCCGCCAGCGGTGGGGCCGCCGGGTGGGACGGCCACCGGTTCACCCTCATGGCCGACCCGTCAGCTCCGCAGGACGAGGCCGTTGGAGTCGGTCCGGTCCTCGCTCGCCAGGAAGATCGCGCCGTCGACGATGGCCCAGATGCCCAGGCCGCCGCAGGTCAGGAGCTGGGCGATGGCGATGCCGACGTGGCCGGTGTAGAAGCGCCCCACGCCGAAGGTGCCGAGGAGGAGTTGGAGCACGCCCGCGAGGATCTTGGACTTGGGTGGAGTACCGCCGGCCGTACCGGTCGTAGCCGTAGGGGGCGGTCGGGTCGAACGGGTACGCCGCCGGATAGGCGCCGGGGAACGGGCCCGGTGGCGGGTACGGGCCGGGTGGCGGATAGGCGCCGGGGAACGGGCCCGGTGGCGGGTACGGGCCGGGTGGCGGATAGGCGCCGGGGAACGGGCCCGGTGGCGGGTACGGGCCGGGCGGGGGCGCGTAACCGCCGGAGTGCGGGCCGGGCGCGGGAGGCGGGGCTGAGGCCCGCCCTGGCCCCGGGGGCTGGCCCTGCTTCCGGTCCTCACCGTCGTCGGGCCCCCAGGCGTAACCGGAGCCGCCCGGGCCGCCGGGACCGCCGGGACCGCCCGGACCGCCGGGGCGCGGCTGGGAGCCCGGTCGGTAGGCGAACGGGTCACGCTCCTGCGGATCGGACATTTTCCCCCCAGGGAACGGATGTACGGGCGAACGGGTGACCGGTCGCGAACCGCACGCCGCACCGGATCGCCCCCTGCCATACTGCCAGCCGCGCCCGGCGTCCGGCGCGTCCGGCGCCCGGCGTCCGGCACGCCCGGCGCCCGTCAGCCGTCGCCGCCCGCGCCCAGGGCCCGCGCCACGGCTGCCTCCGGGGTCGGCGCGTGGTCGATGCCCGGGACCTCCCGTCCGTCCCCGTCCAGCACCCGCCAGCCGCCGAGGGAGACCACCGGCACGACGGCGTCCTCCCGGCGCCTGGCGAGGGCGATCTCGCTGAGCGTGCCCCACGAGCCGCCGACCACGACGACCGCGTCCGCGCTGCCCGCGATGATCGCGTTGCGGGCCTCGCCCATGCCGGTCACCAGGACGACGGACAGGTCGGGAGAGGCACCCACGCGGGTGGCGTTCGGCCGGACACCGATCACCAGACCGCCGGCGGCGCGCGCTCCCGCCGCGGCTGCGGCCATCACCCCGCCGCCGCCGCCACAGATCACCAGCGCGCCGCGCTCGGCGAGCAACCGGCCCACCGCGCGGGCGGCGGCGGCCTCCTCTGGCGTGCACTCCCCCGGGCCGCAGACGGCCACCTGACAGGGCATCGGTTCCTCCTCGTCGCTCGCCGGACCGGCCACGCCCGCGTTTGGGGCAATCCGGACGCGGGCCGCCCGGAGCTGTCACGGTGTGGCCGTTCATGTTGCTATCCCATGGATCGGGAGGATTCATGCGCATTCGTACGGTTCTGGCCGCAGTCGGCCTGGCCACCGCGGGCCTGTTCGCCGGGGCTTCGGG
Above is a window of Streptomyces sp. NBC_01803 DNA encoding:
- a CDS encoding DUF2752 domain-containing protein; this translates as MRVNRWPSHPAAPPLAALTSGLVAAGYLWRVNPHEGGRLLPRCPVNWATGLLCPACGGTRMAYDLLHGDLAAALHDNAALLLLGLPLGAWFGGRWLYEGLRGRRYRPRLGRRGIAAVLGTALLWVVLRNAVG
- a CDS encoding LOG family protein, with translation MPCQVAVCGPGECTPEEAAAARAVGRLLAERGALVICGGGGGVMAAAAAGARAAGGLVIGVRPNATRVGASPDLSVVLVTGMGEARNAIIAGSADAVVVVGGSWGTLSEIALARRREDAVVPVVSLGGWRVLDGDGREVPGIDHAPTPEAAVARALGAGGDG
- a CDS encoding S1 family peptidase yields the protein MRSKRTNPHHRVVRGLRLTAVASGLLALAAFVTPGIAAADAGGATTYSSSELDRAAEAVDAADVSGTAWAVDAESGTVVVLADESVSRSETARIKRGAGALSGALTIERTEGRFQQYLQGGDAIYADLGWRCSLGFNVKAGGVFYFLTAGHCTDDPYGPTPPYPLWNDGVNWIGYTQASSFPGNDYGLVRYDPQPAGVPSTVNLYNGGSQTITSLQNPFVGQSACRSGSTTGVRCGSVNGLNYTVDYGNGDIVSGLIRTNICAEPGDSGGPLYSGTIGLGLTSGGSGNCTSGGTTFFQPVVEAAQAYGVMLP
- a CDS encoding TM2 domain-containing protein, with amino-acid sequence MLQLLLGTFGVGRFYTGHVGIAIAQLLTCGGLGIWAIVDGAIFLASEDRTDSNGLVLRS